Part of the candidate division KSB1 bacterium genome, GGCGAGCGCCTTGCGCACCGCTTCCCGCTCCTGCTCGGCGGTAGGCGGTGGTACGACGCGTGCCACCAAGGAAGAGGCAGCCTCCTTGAGGATGCCCGTGGGCTCGCCTGTCAAAGGATCCCTCACGATCTGGCCACCCGGCGGGTCGGGGGTCTCACGCGTAATCCCGGCCCGGGCCAGGGCCAGAGAATTTGCCCAGCCCACGTGCCCGTCGACTCTGGTCAGATAGACCGGGTTGTCCGGGCTGACCTTGTCCAACAGGCCCTTGTGCGGCCAGGTGCCTTTGTTGAACAGCGTGTGGTCCCAGCCGCGTCCGGTGACCCACTGCCCGGGGCCAAGCTCGGCCACCTTGGCTGCCACCCGCTGCTGCACCTCTTCAGGCGTGCGACAGCCGTCCAGCACCACCTGCAGCAGGGCGGCGCCGCCACTCCTGAAGTGCAGGTGAGCGTCGTTGAACCCGGGCATCACCAGCCTGCCCTCGGCATCGATCACGGTGGTCCTACTGCCGCGCCGAGCGAGGATATCCGCGTTGCTGCCCAGGGCGACAATCTTGTCGTCCTGCACCGCCACGGCCTCCGCCAGTGGCTGTTGTGCGTTGACGGTCCAGACCTTGCCATTGATGATGATCAAGTCCGCGCTGCGGCCGCAGCCGCTTGCCAGCAGGCCAAGCAAGACGGCCAGTAGGACGAACCTCCTGGTCTTCATAGCGCAGTCTCCTCCTGGGTTCGGGTCTTGCGCAATATAAGAATCGTTGCCAAAGAATGCAAGAGAAATCCTGCAATTTTTGCGGCGTGTCGTGCGTCCGGCTCACACCCTGGCCAAGCCTCGGGCTGGCGCCCTACGAGGCTGTGTGAGGGTCTCCACAAGTCTTCGCCGGCCCGGGCGCTGCTTCGCTGTGCTTTTCCCTTGACATTGCCCCAGGAATTGCGTACAATAGCACGGAAACATGGGCCGCCCGGCGCCTCAGCTCCACATGACGGACATGGGAGGGGCAGGCAAGCACAGCCGGCCCAGGCCACCACCTCGGGCCAGAAGCTGCCAGGTGCAACCGGGCTGGCAATGGCGCCCGGGAAGTGTGGCCGAGGCGTGTCGCGGGCTGCTCGGTGTGCCGATTGTCAATTGGGAAACCCTTGCGCAAAGGAGCGCACCATGCGCCTGTTCGCCATTCTCATCGTAGCTGTTGCCCTTGGCAGATGCAACAGCCAGGGGGAACGAATGTTGCTCACCAAGGCCGACCACGGCAGAGAAGTGCGCGTTCGCCAGGGCCAGGAAATCGCGCTCACCTTGGAAGGAAATCCCACCACCGGCTTCACCTGGGAAGTGGCCGAAATCGACTCGGCCACCATTGTCCAGGCGAAAGAGGTGGAGTACGTGCCGCGCTCCAACCTCATGGGGGCGCCGGGGACTTTTACCTTCCGCTTCAAGGCAGTGAAGAATGGGGTGGCGACTCTGCGCCTGGCGTACCGGCGGCCATGGGAGAAAGAAGCACCGGCCGACACTTTCAGCGTGCGCATCGTGGTCAAGTGAGCAGGACGGCCGCGCCAGGCACCCTTGCCCTGCACTGAAGAGACCTGAGCATTGCTCGGCAGGCGGCCGTATCTGTTGCTTCGCAGCCTAAGCAGTGGAGGTGGGAACATGCGACGCACCCTCTTTGTGTTCTTGGCCCTGCTGCTGGTGTGCAGCGCCCTGCTTGCCCAGCAGCTCACGCAGGCACAGATCGAAGCGCACCTGCAGCGATTGCAGACGGAACTGGCCAGCGGGCGTTACTCCTTCACGGTCGGTGCCAATCCTGCACTGAGCTTCACCCTGGAGCAACTCTGTGGGTTGCGAGAAGCACCCGATTGGCGCAAGACGGCCCGGCAGCGCTCCTTAGCCACGGTGCGGCCCGCGCCGCTGCGCGCCATTGAAGAACGCGTGGCCCTCCCCTCTTCCTGGGACTGGCGGCAGCACAACGGGGTTAGTCCGGTGCGCGACCAAGATGGCTGCGGCAGCTGCTGGGCCTTTGCCACCGTCGCTTCTTTGGAGTCGGTACTGCTCATCAAACAGTCCTTGCTCACCGACCTCTCCGAGCAGTACCTGGTCTCCTGCAACGCCAAGGGGTGGGGCTGCAACGGCGGCTGGTGGGCGCACGACATGCTGGTGAGTCCGGGTGCGGTGCTGGAGGCCGATTTCCCTTACGTGGCCAGCGATGTGCCGTGCGGAGGGCCGTACAACTACCCCCACAAGCTGAACGGCTGGGCCTATGTGGACGGCGAGGACCGCGTGCCGGCAGTGGAGACCCTCAAACAGGCCATCTACGAGTATGGGCCGGTGTGCGCGGCGGTGTACGTGGGACCCTTCTTTCAGGCCTACACAGGCGGCGTGTTCGACAAGAACGAGGTACCCCAGGGCGGGCTATTCAGCTGCTGCCCGGCGCCCGCTTCGGTCAACCATGCCATCTTCATCATCGGCTGGGACGATAGCAAGGGGGCCTGGCTGCTCAAGAACTCCTGGGGCACTGGCTGGGGCGAGACCTGCGGCTATGGCGCGGAACGCGGCTACATGTGGATCAAGTACGGGACGAGCAACGTCGGCTACGCCGCAGTGGTCGCCTGGTAACCCCCAAGACCACGCCTGACAAGAGGCAGAAGCGCAGGTGGGATGGCTTAGAGCACCATCCCACCTGCGAGTTTTGCCCATGTCGGAGTTATCCCGCGAAGGCCTATTTCCTCACCCGCACCGGATAGGGCGGGCGCTGCGGCTTGCGGGGCGGGTTCTTCTCCAGTTCGACCATGATGAGTTCAATGGCTTTCTCAAGCTGGGGGTCGTGGCCGGCAATCACTTTGGCCGGCTCCTGTTCCACCTCATGATCGGGAGGCACGCCTTCGTTTTCCACGACGAAACCCTCTTCCGTCCAGATGGCCAAGTTGGGCGCCGTCACGTAGCCGCCGTCCATGAGCACCGGGAAGCCGAGGATGCCCACCAGACCGCCCCAGGTCCGCTTGCCCACCAGCGGGCCCAGGCCCAATTTGCGGAACATCCATGGCAGCAGGTCACCTCCCGAGCCGGCGTTCTCATCGATGAGCATCACCTTGGGGCCAAAGATCGCACCACTGGGCGTCACCAGGTCCTGCCCGTAGCGCAACGCCCAATTGCAGATGTACGGGCGCCGCAGGTGGTCGATGTAATAGTCCGCCACTTGCCCGCCACCGTTGAACCGCTCATCGATGATGATGGCCTCTTTGTTGGTCTGCGGGAAGAAGTAGCGTTTGAAATAGGTGTGCCCCAACCTGGCGGTGTTCGGCACGTACACGTACGCCACTCGCCCCGCGGTGGCGGCGTCCACCTTGCGGATGTTGCTCTCCACCCAGTCGCGGTTGCGCAGGTCGCTTTCGTCCTTGATGGGCACCACCTGCAGCGTGCGCGACCCCACGCCGTCCGGGCGCGGGCCAACGGTGATCTCCACGATCTTGCCGGCGGTGTTCTCGAAGCGGCTGAAAAGGTTCTCCGGTGGGCGCAAGTCCTTGCCATTGACCGCCAACAGGTACTCCCCCGCCTGCACGTCGATGCCCGGCTGCTTGAGCGGAGACTCCAAGTCGGGATTCCAGTTCAATCCGCCATAGACCTTGGCAAAGCGATAGCGGCCATTGTCGATGACATAGTCCGCTCCGAGCAGACCGCAGGGTACGCGCTTCGGCTTGGCAAGCTGGTCGCCGCCGCTCACGCGATGGTGTCCCACTGCCAGCTCGCTGCACATCCACTGGATGAGCCTGTTTAGGTCATTGCGGCAGGCAAGATCCGGCAAAAAAGCCGCATACTTCTGGCGCATGGCTTGCCAGTCGGCCCCGTGGAAGTTGGAGTCATAGAAGTAGTCGCGATTGATGCGCCAGGCTTCGTGGAAGATCTGCCGCCATTCGGCCTGCGGCTCGATGCGCACCTCGATGGCGTCGACGTCCAGCTTCCCCTTGCTCGTGTCAATTTTGTCGGCCAGGTCGGTGATGAACCACGACTGCCCGGTGCGGCACAGGAGCTTCTTGCCGTCCCGAGAAAGCTGGTAGTCATCGACCTTTTCCAAAATGACCTTATCCTCTCGCTTGTCGAGGTCATAGTGGTGCAGCTTCGTGGGACCGGCAGGCACGGTCTCGAGGAAGTAAAGCTGTCCCTCCTTGCCCACCTGCAACTCTCGGTAGTCTGCCTCCGGCAGCGGCAGCGCCACGATGCGTTCGTTCATGCCGGCAAAGTCGATGACCAGCTTCGCCGGAGGTTTTTTCTCCACCTCCTTTGCCTTCTCCGCCTTGTCCTCTTTCTCCTCCTCAGGCTTGCCCCTTTCTTCATCGCTCTGCCTGGCCAACGGCGAAGGGGTGCCTTTTTGCAGTGAGGCAAGGTAGATGGCGTTCTTCATGCGCACGTCGGCGTTGGACATGGCAAACCAATGCTTCACCGGGCCGGCGTCGGTGGAAGCGAAGAAGTAGAGGAACTTGCCGCTGGGGTCGAACACCGGGTCGCTGGCCTCGGCCATGCCATCGGTAACAGGCCAAGACTTGCCCTGCTCGATGTCGTACACGAAGATCTGCTGAAAGTAGGCGGTGTTCGTCAGCGTGTAGGCGACCCAGCGGGAGTCTGGCGACCAGGCGCCGCGAATGGTGCCAAAGGCACCTGGCATGTAGAGGGCCTCCTGCGCGATCTTAGTGATGCGGCCGGTCGCAAGGTCCAACCAGAAGAGCGTGCGAGCGTTGTCGGCAAAGCAAAGCTTCTTGCTATCTGGGGACCAGGAGATGGCGTTGTAGAAACCGGCGCCGCCCAGCGGCACCACGCGCGGAGCCCCTTTGCCATCCTGCGGCAAAATGTGCAGGGCATATTCGCCGGAGGCATCCGAGAAGTAGGCGATGAACTTGCCGTCCGGGGACCAGGCTGGGAAGCGCTCATGCACCCCTGGGGTCGCGGTCAGGTTGCGCGGGTCTCCCTTCTCTGCGGGCACCGTGACAATCTCGCCCCGGAATTCGAAGACTGCCCGCGTCCCCGAGGGAGAGATGTCGCGGCTGCGAATCCACTCGGCGCCTTTCACATAGCGAGGCCGCAGCTCCAAAAGGTCCGCAGCCACTCCTACCCGCAGCCTTTGCACCTGCCCGCTGACGAGGTCGTAGGTCTGCAGGTAGCCGGCCTGCTCGAAAATGATCACGCCCGCGCCGTAGGAGGCATCAAGCACCGGAAAGTCGGAAAAGAAGGTGATCTGCCGCACTTCCTTGCTGACGGTGTCGTAGCAAAAGAGATTGAACTCGCCGTTCCGGTCGGAGCGGAAATAGACCTTGTCTCCCACCCACATCGGATCGGTGTCGTTGCACCTGCCATCCGGCTGCGGGATCTTGTCCACGGAATGGTCCGCGAAGGTGTACAGCCAGATCGTGGCCACGGTGCCGCCCCGATAGTGCTTCCATTGCTGAAAGACCTCGCGTACCGGCAGGTAGGCCAGGCGCTTGCCGTCGGGCGAATAGCAGGCCTTGAAGCCCACGGGCAGCTCGAGCTGCTGCGGCCAGCCACCCTCCACCGGCACGGTAAAGAGCTGACAGTAGCGGCTGGTGAAGGAGAAGCGGGGCGAGTAGAAGAGCACCGCCTTGCCGTCCGGGGTAAAATCGCAGACCACGTCCGGCGCCGGGTGATGGGTCAGCCGGATAGGCACGCCACCGGAGGCCGGCACAAGGAAGATATCCGTGTTGCCGTCGTACTCGCCACTGAAGGCGATCCACTTGCCATCCGGCGAAAAGACCGGGTTGAATTCGTTCCCCTCACCAGAGGTCAGGCGCCGCACATTGCTGCCATCCCGGTCTGCCACGTACAGGTCACCGGCGTAGGCAAAGGCAATCTGGGTGGCGCTGATGGCCGGTTGGCTCAGCATCCGGGTGTCTGTGGTGTCAATGGCCAAAGCCACGGCCACGGTGAGGAGCAGTGCCGCCGCGGCGACCAACGTCACGCGACGCATGGTAGGTCCCTCCCTAAGCCGCGAGGGGCGAGCCGGCGGCCCACCCCTCTTCGGTTACCTGATTCCCTCAATCTCGTCGGCCAAGGCCGCGGCGTCGTAGAGCTTGCGCAACGCCTCGCTGATGTAGCCGGTGTGCACGGCCACGGCCCGGTTGGCCTCTTCGTCGTAGACAAAGCGCCCCACAAGACTTTCGATGTTGCCGTCAAAGATCAGGCCGACCACCTCGGCGCGCGCGCTGATGACCGGCGAGCCGGAGTTGCCACCGATGATGTCGCAGGTGCTGACAAAGTTCACCGGCGTCGAGAGATCGAGACGGTCCTTGCGCTGCCAGAAGCGCTCCGGCAGGTCAAAGTCCTTTTCCCGGTCAAAGCTCAGCGCGCGGTCGTAAAGCCCGTAGAGCGTAGTCTTGTATGGCGCCTTGGTGCCGTTCATGGGATAGCCTTTCACCGCGCCATAGGAAAGCCGCAAGGTGAACGTGGCGTCCGGATAGGCCGATTTGCCGTAGACGGCAAAACGCGCCTGCGCGATTTTCTCGGCAGCGGGAGTGATCACGCTCTCCACGTGCTTCTTGTTCCACTCGATGTCGGCGCGCATCATCGGCTCCAATTTGCGCATGAGCACGATGAGGGGATCGTTGCAGGCCTGGAGTGCGCTCTCGCCGCCTTCGAGGAGCGACTTGCGGAAGGCCACGTCGGCAAGCTTGGTGCCCTGGATGAGCTCTGCCGCCACCTCCCGCGGCGAACGGCCGTTGAGCACCGTCTTGATGAAGGGATGGTCGGCGCCCAATTGAGCCAACGACAGCGCAAGTGCCCCGCCAAGGTTGGCTTCTTCGAGGTCGTGATAAATGGGTGCCGGCGACAGGAGGCGGAACTTGAGCTCATCCAGCTCGGAGTCGTGGTAACCAGGAAGCCTCTGCCCGTCTGGCTTCTTGACTTCGATGCTGTAGAAGACCAGGGTCGAGGCGAAGCCCGCCAGGCGGGAGCCCATGATGCGCGCGTAGAAGCGCTCCTTGGCCCTGGCTGCCTGCTTCTTGATGACGCGGGCCACCGTGTCCCAGGCGTCGCCATAGGCCTTCTTCCACTCCGGCTTGGAGGCGACCAGGGCGCGGAATTCATCCTCGGCCTTCTTGCGCTTGGCCATCAGCTTTGCATCTAAGAGGCCCTGATACTCGCCGGTGAGGGCCTTCTTGCTGTTTTCCAGGCCGAAGATCTGCACCAAGGCGCGCCGCTCCTGCTCCGGGCCGCGCTTGGCGTACTCGCGCAGAATGGCGATGCGCTTGTTGATGTAGTCCAGCAGCATCGGGTACTGGTAGTCGCGCTGGAAAAGGAGCTGCTCGTAGGTGAACAACCGGTCTGTGGAGCCAGGGTTCCCGGAGACGAAGACCAGCTCGCCGTCGCGTGCGCCCTGCGCGTTCCACTTGAAGTAGTGCTCGGAGTTCACCGGCTTGTCATTTTCGTAAACGCGGAAAAATGCCACGTCCAGATCGTAGCGCGGGTAGGTGAAGTTGTCAAAGTCGCCACCGAAGTAGGCCACCTGTCGCTCCGGGGCAAAGACCAGGCGCACGTCCGTGTACTTCTTGTAGCGGTAGAGCCAGTACTCGCCGCCATGGTAGAGGCTGATGACATTAGAGCGGAGGCCCGTATTTTCGAGGCTCTCCTTTTCGATGGC contains:
- a CDS encoding S46 family peptidase yields the protein MYRKSVSRVGGALLALALAACWVHLSVADEGMWTFDSPPTKLLQERYGFTPTQEWLEHVRLASVRFMDGGSGSFVSPHGLVMTNHHVAVGQLQKVSTPERDYVATGFYAATPEEELKCPDLEVNVLVSMEDVTARVRAAVTPGMKDEQALEARRAAIAAIEKESLENTGLRSNVISLYHGGEYWLYRYKKYTDVRLVFAPERQVAYFGGDFDNFTYPRYDLDVAFFRVYENDKPVNSEHYFKWNAQGARDGELVFVSGNPGSTDRLFTYEQLLFQRDYQYPMLLDYINKRIAILREYAKRGPEQERRALVQIFGLENSKKALTGEYQGLLDAKLMAKRKKAEDEFRALVASKPEWKKAYGDAWDTVARVIKKQAARAKERFYARIMGSRLAGFASTLVFYSIEVKKPDGQRLPGYHDSELDELKFRLLSPAPIYHDLEEANLGGALALSLAQLGADHPFIKTVLNGRSPREVAAELIQGTKLADVAFRKSLLEGGESALQACNDPLIVLMRKLEPMMRADIEWNKKHVESVITPAAEKIAQARFAVYGKSAYPDATFTLRLSYGAVKGYPMNGTKAPYKTTLYGLYDRALSFDREKDFDLPERFWQRKDRLDLSTPVNFVSTCDIIGGNSGSPVISARAEVVGLIFDGNIESLVGRFVYDEEANRAVAVHTGYISEALRKLYDAAALADEIEGIR
- a CDS encoding protease inhibitor I42 family protein, with translation MRLFAILIVAVALGRCNSQGERMLLTKADHGREVRVRQGQEIALTLEGNPTTGFTWEVAEIDSATIVQAKEVEYVPRSNLMGAPGTFTFRFKAVKNGVATLRLAYRRPWEKEAPADTFSVRIVVK
- a CDS encoding C1 family peptidase → MRRTLFVFLALLLVCSALLAQQLTQAQIEAHLQRLQTELASGRYSFTVGANPALSFTLEQLCGLREAPDWRKTARQRSLATVRPAPLRAIEERVALPSSWDWRQHNGVSPVRDQDGCGSCWAFATVASLESVLLIKQSLLTDLSEQYLVSCNAKGWGCNGGWWAHDMLVSPGAVLEADFPYVASDVPCGGPYNYPHKLNGWAYVDGEDRVPAVETLKQAIYEYGPVCAAVYVGPFFQAYTGGVFDKNEVPQGGLFSCCPAPASVNHAIFIIGWDDSKGAWLLKNSWGTGWGETCGYGAERGYMWIKYGTSNVGYAAVVAW
- a CDS encoding PDZ domain-containing protein, which codes for MRRVTLVAAAALLLTVAVALAIDTTDTRMLSQPAISATQIAFAYAGDLYVADRDGSNVRRLTSGEGNEFNPVFSPDGKWIAFSGEYDGNTDIFLVPASGGVPIRLTHHPAPDVVCDFTPDGKAVLFYSPRFSFTSRYCQLFTVPVEGGWPQQLELPVGFKACYSPDGKRLAYLPVREVFQQWKHYRGGTVATIWLYTFADHSVDKIPQPDGRCNDTDPMWVGDKVYFRSDRNGEFNLFCYDTVSKEVRQITFFSDFPVLDASYGAGVIIFEQAGYLQTYDLVSGQVQRLRVGVAADLLELRPRYVKGAEWIRSRDISPSGTRAVFEFRGEIVTVPAEKGDPRNLTATPGVHERFPAWSPDGKFIAYFSDASGEYALHILPQDGKGAPRVVPLGGAGFYNAISWSPDSKKLCFADNARTLFWLDLATGRITKIAQEALYMPGAFGTIRGAWSPDSRWVAYTLTNTAYFQQIFVYDIEQGKSWPVTDGMAEASDPVFDPSGKFLYFFASTDAGPVKHWFAMSNADVRMKNAIYLASLQKGTPSPLARQSDEERGKPEEEKEDKAEKAKEVEKKPPAKLVIDFAGMNERIVALPLPEADYRELQVGKEGQLYFLETVPAGPTKLHHYDLDKREDKVILEKVDDYQLSRDGKKLLCRTGQSWFITDLADKIDTSKGKLDVDAIEVRIEPQAEWRQIFHEAWRINRDYFYDSNFHGADWQAMRQKYAAFLPDLACRNDLNRLIQWMCSELAVGHHRVSGGDQLAKPKRVPCGLLGADYVIDNGRYRFAKVYGGLNWNPDLESPLKQPGIDVQAGEYLLAVNGKDLRPPENLFSRFENTAGKIVEITVGPRPDGVGSRTLQVVPIKDESDLRNRDWVESNIRKVDAATAGRVAYVYVPNTARLGHTYFKRYFFPQTNKEAIIIDERFNGGGQVADYYIDHLRRPYICNWALRYGQDLVTPSGAIFGPKVMLIDENAGSGGDLLPWMFRKLGLGPLVGKRTWGGLVGILGFPVLMDGGYVTAPNLAIWTEEGFVVENEGVPPDHEVEQEPAKVIAGHDPQLEKAIELIMVELEKNPPRKPQRPPYPVRVRK